The Nocardioides pantholopis genome window below encodes:
- the mobA gene encoding molybdenum cofactor guanylyltransferase, with protein sequence MDPAGTPELSAVLLAGGRGSRLGGVDKGGLEVEGRSLLERSLAALADAAEVVVVGDPVPTGRPVTFCRESPAYGGPVAALLTGVDRLARPPALLAVLAVDMPYVSAATVARLRSTAAGRDGARLVGPDGRAQLALVLDAARLAQVRPTPAAQDGMAMRRLLAPLDLAAVPAVGPEHRDVDTWADLAEP encoded by the coding sequence GTGGACCCCGCCGGCACCCCCGAGCTGAGCGCCGTGCTGCTCGCCGGCGGCCGCGGCTCCCGGCTCGGCGGCGTCGACAAGGGTGGCCTCGAGGTCGAGGGCCGCAGCCTGCTGGAGCGCTCGCTGGCGGCGCTGGCGGACGCCGCCGAGGTGGTCGTGGTGGGCGACCCGGTCCCGACCGGCCGGCCGGTGACGTTCTGCCGCGAGTCCCCGGCGTACGGCGGGCCGGTGGCGGCGCTGCTCACCGGCGTCGACCGGCTGGCGCGGCCACCCGCGCTGCTCGCGGTGCTGGCCGTCGACATGCCCTACGTCTCGGCCGCGACCGTGGCCCGGCTGCGGTCCACGGCCGCGGGCCGTGACGGCGCCCGGCTGGTGGGCCCGGACGGGCGGGCCCAGCTGGCCCTGGTGCTCGACGCCGCGCGGCTGGCGCAGGTCCGGCCGACCCCGGCTGCCCAGGACGGGATGGCGATGCGCCGGCTGCTGGCTCCCCTGGACCTCGCGGCGGTGCCGGCCGTGGGGCCGGAGCACCGCGACGTCGACACCTGGGCGGACCTGGCCGAGCCCTGA
- a CDS encoding carbon-nitrogen hydrolase family protein — MSPSTPAPLRVALVQEPAGLDPEAGRARLRELTPEGADLVVFPEAFARDFGPAGSDVSAFAEPVDGPFGTTLAEVAAQRRTTVMAGMFETGPDPARPYNTLLVRGAASAAYRKVHLYDSFGYRESDRLTAGEPGATVVDVGGHAVGLMTCYDLRFPELARALVDAGAEILVVPAAWVAGPRKVDHWRTLLRARAIENTVHVVAAAQPAPRYSGHSMVVDPLGDVLAEAGPDAQVLTAEIDHAVLVEARRTNPSLANRRL, encoded by the coding sequence GTGAGCCCCAGCACCCCCGCCCCGCTGCGTGTCGCCCTGGTCCAGGAGCCCGCCGGGCTCGATCCCGAGGCGGGTCGCGCCCGGCTGCGCGAGCTGACTCCCGAGGGCGCCGACCTCGTCGTCTTCCCGGAGGCCTTCGCGCGCGACTTCGGTCCGGCCGGGTCCGACGTCAGCGCCTTCGCCGAGCCGGTGGACGGGCCGTTCGGGACCACGCTGGCCGAGGTCGCCGCGCAGCGGCGGACCACGGTGATGGCGGGCATGTTCGAGACCGGCCCCGACCCGGCCCGGCCGTACAACACGCTGCTGGTCCGGGGGGCCGCGAGCGCGGCGTACCGCAAGGTGCATCTCTACGACTCCTTCGGCTACCGGGAGTCCGACCGGCTCACGGCCGGGGAGCCGGGCGCCACCGTGGTCGACGTCGGCGGGCACGCCGTGGGCCTGATGACCTGCTACGACCTGCGCTTCCCCGAGTTGGCCCGGGCCCTGGTCGACGCCGGCGCCGAGATCCTGGTGGTGCCCGCCGCCTGGGTCGCCGGGCCCCGGAAGGTCGACCACTGGCGCACGCTGCTGCGGGCGCGGGCCATCGAGAACACCGTGCACGTGGTCGCGGCGGCCCAGCCGGCCCCCCGCTACAGCGGGCACTCGATGGTCGTCGACCCGCTCGGCGACGTCCTGGCCGAGGCCGGCCCGGACGCCCAGGTGCTGACCGCCGAGATCGACCACGCCGTGCTGGTCGAGGCTCGCCGCACCAACCCGTCGCTGGCCAACCGCCGGCTGTAA
- a CDS encoding biotin/lipoyl-binding carrier protein — MAREQLIEILAEMVGNVMSVGVGPGDRVAAGDAVVLLESMKMEIPVIAEVPGTVIAVKIAPGDVVQEGDVLVQLR; from the coding sequence ATGGCCCGTGAACAGCTCATCGAGATCCTCGCCGAGATGGTGGGCAACGTGATGAGCGTGGGTGTCGGACCGGGCGACCGGGTCGCCGCCGGAGACGCCGTCGTGCTCCTGGAGTCGATGAAGATGGAGATCCCGGTGATCGCGGAGGTCCCCGGCACCGTCATCGCGGTCAAGATCGCCCCCGGCGACGTCGTCCAGGAGGGCGACGTGCTGGTGCAGCTGCGCTGA
- a CDS encoding LuxR family transcriptional regulator, with translation MPGHEADERGLFETEAVRFYEDVLAAGRLDPDDPRIAPGAPDRAAFDLLVDLGLLQPEPDAAGWAPEDPGTVQARVVIPLSVEGARLLEESSRWSRAFGLLNQAWRRSPQSAERRPVTHVRGSAIGTLLTGIVAEAESEILTAQPQTGRSAAALASAALRDTAALERGVALRTLYQHSARRSTVTRKYVAAVTSRGAEVRTLDEFFNRLIVVDRRVAVIPAADDALAAVAVREPAVVTYLVDIFERAWERARPFSNSEPSMLRGIAEEQRSMTIRMLVEGHSDPVSAKRLGVSPRTYAAYVADLKAEFFATTRFQLGYTMGRRGVTGSEATDDECLPSGDEAY, from the coding sequence GTGCCTGGACACGAAGCAGACGAGCGCGGACTGTTCGAGACCGAGGCGGTCCGGTTCTACGAGGACGTCCTGGCGGCCGGGCGGTTGGACCCCGACGACCCGCGGATCGCCCCCGGAGCACCGGACCGGGCGGCGTTCGACCTGCTGGTCGACCTGGGCCTGCTCCAGCCCGAGCCCGACGCCGCCGGCTGGGCCCCCGAGGACCCCGGCACCGTGCAGGCCCGCGTGGTGATCCCGCTGAGCGTGGAGGGCGCCCGCCTGCTGGAGGAGTCCTCCCGGTGGTCGCGCGCCTTCGGGCTGCTCAACCAGGCCTGGCGCCGCTCGCCGCAGTCGGCGGAGCGCCGACCGGTCACCCATGTGCGGGGCAGCGCGATCGGCACCCTGCTGACCGGGATCGTGGCCGAGGCCGAGTCCGAGATCCTCACCGCCCAGCCGCAGACCGGCCGCAGCGCGGCGGCGCTCGCCTCCGCGGCGCTGCGCGACACCGCCGCGCTGGAGCGGGGCGTCGCGCTGCGCACCCTCTACCAGCACAGCGCGCGGCGCAGCACCGTCACCCGCAAGTACGTCGCCGCGGTGACCAGCCGGGGGGCCGAGGTCCGCACCCTCGACGAGTTCTTCAACCGGCTCATCGTCGTGGACCGCCGGGTCGCGGTGATCCCGGCCGCCGACGACGCGCTGGCGGCGGTCGCCGTCCGCGAGCCCGCCGTCGTGACCTACCTCGTCGACATCTTCGAGCGTGCCTGGGAGCGCGCCCGGCCGTTCTCCAACAGCGAGCCGTCGATGCTGCGCGGCATCGCCGAGGAGCAGCGGTCGATGACGATCCGGATGCTGGTGGAGGGCCACTCGGACCCGGTGAGCGCCAAACGGCTCGGGGTCAGCCCGCGCACCTACGCCGCCTACGTCGCCGACCTGAAGGCGGAGTTCTTCGCGACCACCCGGTTCCAGCTCGGCTACACCATGGGCCGGCGCGGCGTCACCGGCAGCGAGGCGACCGACGACGAGTGCCTTCCCAGCGGCGACGAGGCGTACTGA
- a CDS encoding phosphoenolpyruvate carboxykinase (GTP) — protein sequence MTTTSTPESRTGQPTTHQGILDFVAEVAALTQPDRVHWCTGSDEEWTELTDALVGTGTFTRLDPAIKPNSFHAASDPIDVARVEDRTYICSVDEKDCGPTNNWMDPEQMKEVMRGLYAGCMRGRTMYVIPFVMGHLEAERPMFGVEVTDSAYVTVSMRVMARMGSNVLARMEELDAPFVRAIHSVGHPLAAGQADVAWPCNDTKYIVQFPEERAIWSFGSGYGGNALLGKKCYALRIASVMARDEGWLAEHMLILKLTSPEGTVKYVAAAFPSACGKTNLAMLEPTIPGWQVETLGDDIAWMRIGEDGRLWAVNPEYGFFGVAPGTNHHTNPNAMRTIDKGNSVFTNVALTEDGDVWWEGLENPPARATSWKGEPWTPESGELSSHPNSRYCTPITQCDILAPEYDDPRGVPIDAILFGGRRRTTVPLVFEARDWVHGTFLGATLSSETTAAATGAVGVVRRDPMAMLPFIGYNAGDYFSHWINVGKENDAARLPRIFYVNWFRRERLEDGSEGGFLWPGFGENSRVLKWVVDRIEGRAAAVETPIGSVPTPESLDTDGLELSDEALRAALAVDPEEWRAELPQIQEWFEKFGDDLPTVLWTELDALRARLEG from the coding sequence ATGACCACCACGTCGACTCCGGAGTCCCGGACCGGCCAGCCCACGACCCACCAGGGGATCCTCGACTTCGTCGCCGAGGTCGCCGCCCTGACCCAGCCGGACCGGGTGCACTGGTGCACCGGCTCCGACGAGGAGTGGACCGAGCTCACCGACGCGCTGGTCGGCACCGGGACCTTCACGCGGCTGGACCCGGCGATCAAGCCCAACTCCTTCCACGCCGCCTCCGACCCGATCGACGTCGCGCGCGTCGAGGACCGGACCTACATCTGCTCGGTCGACGAGAAGGACTGCGGGCCCACCAACAACTGGATGGACCCCGAGCAGATGAAGGAGGTCATGCGCGGGCTCTACGCGGGCTGCATGCGGGGCCGGACGATGTACGTCATCCCGTTCGTCATGGGCCACCTCGAGGCGGAGCGCCCGATGTTCGGCGTCGAGGTCACCGACTCGGCGTACGTCACGGTCTCGATGCGGGTGATGGCCCGCATGGGCAGCAACGTGCTCGCCCGGATGGAGGAGCTCGACGCGCCGTTCGTCCGGGCCATCCACTCGGTGGGCCACCCGCTGGCCGCGGGCCAGGCCGACGTCGCGTGGCCCTGCAACGACACCAAGTACATCGTGCAGTTCCCCGAGGAGCGCGCGATCTGGTCCTTCGGCTCCGGCTACGGCGGCAACGCGCTGCTGGGCAAGAAGTGCTACGCGCTGCGGATCGCCTCGGTGATGGCGCGTGACGAGGGCTGGCTCGCCGAGCACATGCTGATCCTGAAGCTGACCAGCCCCGAGGGCACCGTCAAGTACGTCGCGGCCGCGTTCCCCAGCGCCTGCGGCAAGACCAACCTGGCGATGCTCGAGCCGACCATCCCCGGCTGGCAGGTCGAGACCCTCGGCGACGACATCGCCTGGATGCGGATCGGGGAGGACGGCCGGCTCTGGGCCGTCAACCCGGAGTACGGGTTCTTCGGCGTCGCGCCCGGCACCAACCACCACACGAACCCGAACGCGATGCGGACCATCGACAAGGGCAACTCGGTGTTCACCAACGTGGCGCTCACCGAGGACGGCGACGTGTGGTGGGAGGGCCTGGAGAACCCGCCGGCGCGGGCGACGTCCTGGAAGGGCGAGCCGTGGACCCCGGAGTCCGGCGAGCTCTCCAGCCACCCGAACAGCCGCTACTGCACCCCGATCACCCAGTGCGACATCCTCGCCCCGGAGTACGACGACCCGCGGGGCGTCCCGATCGACGCGATCCTCTTCGGCGGCCGGCGACGTACGACGGTGCCGCTGGTCTTCGAGGCCCGCGACTGGGTGCACGGCACGTTCCTGGGCGCCACCCTGTCCAGCGAGACCACTGCCGCCGCGACCGGCGCAGTCGGGGTCGTGCGCCGCGACCCGATGGCGATGCTGCCGTTCATCGGCTACAACGCCGGCGACTACTTCAGCCACTGGATCAACGTGGGCAAGGAGAACGACGCCGCCCGGCTGCCGCGGATCTTCTACGTCAACTGGTTCCGCCGCGAGCGGCTCGAGGACGGCAGCGAGGGCGGGTTCCTGTGGCCCGGCTTCGGCGAGAACAGCCGGGTGCTGAAGTGGGTCGTGGACCGCATCGAGGGCCGCGCCGCGGCGGTCGAGACCCCCATCGGCAGCGTCCCGACGCCGGAGTCGCTCGACACCGACGGCCTGGAGCTGAGCGATGAGGCGCTGCGCGCGGCGCTCGCGGTCGACCCCGAGGAGTGGCGCGCCGAGCTTCCCCAGATCCAGGAGTGGTTCGAGAAGTTCGGGGACGACCTGCCCACCGTGCTCTGGACCGAGCTCGACGCGCTCCGCGCCCGCCTGGAGGGCTGA
- a CDS encoding NtaA/DmoA family FMN-dependent monooxygenase (This protein belongs to a clade of FMN-dependent monooxygenases, within a broader family of flavin-dependent oxidoreductases, the luciferase-like monooxygenase (LMM) family, some of whose members use coenzyme F420 rather than FMN.) — MTDRTMILGMHLGTGYGSQALSWRAPGVDPGNYTDFDAQVRYAQAAERGKFAFLFLPDSLAVTRGIDHEVPQATLEPMLTLAAIARATERIGLVATGSTTFNEPYNIARQFKTLDVMSRGRAGWNAVTTSDPAAAANFGQSIADRPERYGRAHEVIQVVQALWGSWQEDAWVKDPATGMFVDTDKLVPVNLQGDHVASRGPLPIPPSEQGQPVIFSAGGGAYGLTIAGRYASGVIGAAFTIDDARAQRDAVREAARQAGRDPDEIKYFAGVMPALGSTVEDALERRITLNADLFPGRVPYLGHMLGLPLTAGELDQPLTPAQLNSAHASPADPRSANALRVAREGWTIREILAHGVIDYHPTPVGPPSAIADHLQEWFDADAVDGFWVQPDVNETDIDTFVNEVVPILQHRGLYHHDYDGPTLRDHLGVPHQYGPVARNRAAD, encoded by the coding sequence ATGACTGACCGCACGATGATCCTCGGGATGCACCTGGGGACGGGCTACGGCTCCCAGGCCCTGTCCTGGCGCGCGCCCGGCGTCGATCCGGGGAACTACACCGACTTCGACGCCCAGGTGCGCTACGCCCAAGCCGCCGAACGCGGCAAGTTCGCGTTCCTCTTCCTCCCCGACTCGCTCGCGGTGACCCGCGGCATCGACCACGAGGTGCCCCAGGCGACCCTGGAACCGATGCTCACCCTCGCCGCGATTGCGCGCGCCACCGAACGCATCGGGCTGGTCGCCACCGGCTCCACGACGTTCAACGAGCCCTACAACATCGCCCGCCAGTTCAAGACGCTCGACGTCATGAGCCGCGGCCGCGCCGGCTGGAACGCCGTCACCACCAGCGATCCCGCGGCAGCTGCGAACTTCGGCCAGAGCATCGCCGATCGACCCGAGCGATACGGACGCGCCCACGAGGTCATCCAGGTCGTCCAAGCCCTCTGGGGCAGCTGGCAGGAAGACGCCTGGGTCAAGGACCCCGCCACCGGGATGTTCGTCGACACCGACAAGCTGGTGCCCGTCAACCTGCAGGGCGACCACGTCGCCTCCCGCGGGCCACTACCCATCCCGCCGTCCGAACAGGGCCAGCCCGTCATCTTCTCCGCCGGCGGCGGCGCCTACGGACTGACGATTGCCGGGCGGTACGCCAGCGGAGTCATCGGAGCCGCCTTTACCATCGACGACGCCCGCGCCCAGCGCGACGCCGTCCGCGAGGCCGCCCGCCAAGCGGGCCGGGACCCCGACGAGATCAAGTACTTCGCCGGCGTCATGCCAGCGCTCGGCAGCACCGTCGAAGACGCCCTCGAACGCCGCATCACCCTGAACGCAGACCTCTTCCCAGGTCGCGTGCCCTACCTGGGACACATGCTCGGCCTCCCGCTGACCGCCGGGGAACTCGACCAGCCCCTCACCCCCGCACAGCTCAACTCAGCGCACGCCAGCCCCGCGGACCCGCGGTCCGCCAACGCCCTGCGCGTGGCACGGGAGGGATGGACGATCCGCGAGATCCTCGCCCACGGCGTCATCGACTACCACCCCACACCCGTCGGACCGCCCTCTGCGATCGCCGACCACCTCCAGGAGTGGTTCGACGCGGACGCCGTCGACGGCTTCTGGGTCCAACCCGACGTCAACGAGACCGACATCGACACCTTCGTCAACGAAGTCGTACCCATCCTGCAACACCGCGGGCTCTACCACCACGACTACGACGGACCGACCCTGCGCGACCACCTCGGCGTCCCGCACCAGTACGGCCCCGTTGCACGCAACCGCGCGGCCGACTGA
- a CDS encoding flavin reductase: MTSSSSRSHWRPTQRFPPRHWPARRSSPPATTTPPATDGSQTWTPARSTPPSTSRPSSPESRSPRRSTTSSPTTSRRSRVPTAHRTAPDSPSLQTTTAPRRRYPRSSTASASTPSTPVPWPSRGASNLSPAPTPPSTPPTSRPSPPTTSPTRGRRCPPTDSATSWRPPTGPTSPAASSDHRAGCWRWRRDRGDSHRTRDAERPGGLPRRVVLVAATHADEAVGMLVNSFTSVSLDLPLVSVAFARTSTTWPLLRGVEQWGISVSWPRTRPATSPAVATCRRPLRRRRDSGDGGPARRPRPGRLV; encoded by the coding sequence GTGACATCGTCGTCCTCGCGGTCCCACTGGCGGCCTACACAGCGATTCCCGCCGAGGCACTGGCCGGCAAGACGGTCCTCTCCACCGGCAACTACTACCCCTCCCGCGACGGACGGATCCCAGACCTGGACACCGGCACGCTCAACACCGCCCAGTACGAGCAGACCTTCCTCCCCGGAGTCGAGATCGCCAAGGCGTTCAACAACATCGTCGCCCACCACATCCCGTCGCTCGCGCGTCCCCACTGCGCACCGGACCGCTCCGGACTCGCCGTCGCTGCAGACGACGACGGCGCCAAGGCGGCGGTATCCGCGCTCGTCGACAGCCTCGGCTTCGACCCCGTCGACGCCGGTACCCTGGCCGAGTCGTGGCGCTTCGAACCTGAGTCCGGCGCCTACACCACCATCTACGCCGCCGACCTCGCGACCTTCGCCACCGACTACCTCGCCGACCCGGGGGCGCCGCTGCCCGCCGACCGACTCCGCGACCTCCTGGCGGCCGCCCACCGGCCCGACGTCGCCGGCCGCGAGTTCTGACCACCGCGCGGGATGTTGGAGGTGGCGTAGGGACCGCGGTGACTCCCATCGCACACGAGATGCGGAACGCCCTGGCGGGCTACCCCGCCGGGTGGTGCTCGTGGCTGCCACGCACGCCGACGAAGCCGTTGGCATGCTCGTCAACTCCTTCACCTCGGTCTCCCTCGACCTGCCGCTGGTGTCGGTGGCCTTCGCGCGGACCTCGACCACCTGGCCCCTGCTGCGAGGCGTCGAGCAATGGGGCATCAGCGTGTCCTGGCCGAGAACCAGGCCGGCTACGTCCCCTGCTGTCGCGACCTGCCGGCGTCCGCTTCGACGGCGTCGTGACTCAGGAGACGGAGGACCGGCACGGCGGCCTCGTCCTGGCCGGCTCGTCTGA
- a CDS encoding DHA2 family efflux MFS transporter permease subunit, whose amino-acid sequence MPDQPHLTQDPDRIERPDQVGPDSAGQTAAVRGVGDGRTDAGVERSAKSERLAPGDGLAIGLLMTSTFVVLLNEMLLGVALPTLIEDLRITAATGQWLTTGYLLTLAVLIPATGFVMRKFHVRTIFTTSMGLFAAGTALAAVAPGFGVLFAGRLVQAAGTAVFLPLLMTTVMRLVPEGRRGQIMAFVVVVTAAAPAMGPAISGLVLSQLSWRWLFIGMLPIALAALALGAAKLRNITTPEPVRLDALSLLLSAVGFGALVYGLASIGESLSGHTPVPPYLPMVLGVIGIAAFGWRQAALQRGGTQLLDVRIFAVRSFTVPLLVMLLLTMTAFGTGVVFPLVLTNVNELSSLQVGLFLVPGGVAISVVSAIGGRIYDHVGPRPLAIPGALIVAGSLWFLTQISATTSVWTLLTAYVVMIIGQALMWSPMTTAALSALPSDLYPHGSAAFSAIQQLGGAAGTAILVSAYTFGADADTSKALDLAPSVDAAQAAFTAGALIACVSVVVTLLVRRAPAAAPADQPDRPQVAAH is encoded by the coding sequence GTGCCCGACCAGCCACACCTCACCCAGGACCCCGACCGGATCGAGCGACCTGACCAGGTGGGCCCGGACTCCGCCGGCCAGACGGCGGCCGTGCGAGGTGTCGGCGATGGGCGGACCGACGCCGGTGTCGAGCGGTCGGCCAAGAGCGAGCGCCTCGCGCCGGGCGACGGCCTAGCCATCGGGCTGTTGATGACCTCGACCTTCGTGGTCCTGCTCAACGAGATGCTGCTCGGGGTGGCGCTGCCCACCCTGATCGAGGACCTGCGCATCACAGCCGCGACCGGGCAGTGGCTGACCACCGGCTACCTGCTCACGCTGGCTGTCCTCATCCCGGCCACCGGGTTCGTGATGCGCAAGTTCCACGTGCGCACGATCTTCACCACCTCGATGGGCCTGTTTGCCGCTGGCACCGCGCTCGCCGCCGTCGCTCCCGGGTTCGGGGTCCTCTTCGCGGGCCGCCTCGTCCAGGCCGCAGGCACGGCGGTGTTCTTGCCGCTGCTGATGACCACCGTGATGCGGCTGGTCCCCGAAGGCCGACGCGGCCAGATCATGGCCTTCGTCGTCGTCGTCACGGCCGCAGCCCCGGCCATGGGTCCGGCGATCTCAGGGCTTGTGCTGTCCCAGCTGAGCTGGCGCTGGCTGTTCATCGGGATGCTCCCGATCGCACTCGCCGCGCTGGCCCTCGGCGCCGCAAAGCTGCGCAACATCACCACCCCCGAGCCCGTGCGGCTCGACGCACTGTCCCTGCTTCTCTCCGCGGTCGGGTTCGGCGCCCTCGTCTACGGCCTGGCCAGCATCGGCGAGTCGCTGTCTGGACACACCCCCGTGCCGCCGTACCTGCCGATGGTCCTCGGCGTGATCGGCATTGCGGCCTTCGGGTGGCGTCAGGCCGCGCTGCAGCGCGGCGGCACACAGCTGTTGGACGTACGCATCTTCGCCGTCCGCTCCTTCACGGTGCCGCTGCTCGTGATGCTGCTCCTCACGATGACCGCGTTCGGTACCGGGGTCGTCTTCCCGCTCGTGCTGACGAACGTCAACGAGCTCAGCTCACTGCAGGTCGGCCTCTTTCTCGTCCCGGGCGGGGTGGCGATCTCGGTGGTCTCAGCCATCGGCGGGCGCATCTACGACCACGTCGGTCCGCGACCCCTCGCCATCCCCGGCGCACTGATTGTCGCGGGATCCCTGTGGTTCCTTACCCAGATCAGCGCGACCACGTCGGTGTGGACGCTGCTGACCGCCTACGTCGTGATGATCATCGGCCAGGCGCTGATGTGGAGCCCGATGACCACCGCCGCCCTCTCGGCGCTTCCCAGCGATCTGTACCCGCACGGCAGCGCCGCCTTCAGCGCCATCCAGCAGCTCGGCGGAGCCGCCGGGACCGCCATCCTGGTCTCGGCCTACACCTTCGGCGCCGACGCAGACACCTCCAAGGCCCTCGACCTCGCCCCGTCGGTCGACGCAGCGCAGGCCGCCTTCACCGCCGGCGCCCTCATCGCCTGCGTCTCGGTCGTCGTCACCCTCCTGGTGCGCCGAGCCCCGGCCGCAGCGCCTGCCGACCAGCCGGACCGCCCCCAGGTCGCCGCGCACTGA
- a CDS encoding TetR/AcrR family transcriptional regulator, giving the protein MPAANGRARRTRADFERNRAEIVSQADRHFTELGVNASLEAVARDAGLGSATLYRHFPTREALLAEVLQRRVVTFEAARERIEQLDDPDAALEAWLGALEEFFGAFDGLPGPLRSALVEEHNPLALTCVGFIDGTNHFLEAAQRNGTARKDVRGRDLFLAALATSWVRGSSLADEGSADRLRTLVRDGYLR; this is encoded by the coding sequence ATGCCGGCAGCCAACGGCCGCGCGCGTCGCACTCGAGCAGACTTCGAGCGCAACCGCGCCGAGATCGTCTCCCAGGCGGATCGTCATTTCACCGAGCTCGGCGTCAACGCTTCCCTCGAGGCGGTCGCGCGGGACGCAGGGCTCGGCTCAGCGACCCTGTACCGGCACTTCCCCACCCGGGAGGCGTTGCTGGCCGAGGTGCTGCAACGCCGCGTCGTGACCTTCGAGGCAGCCCGGGAACGCATCGAGCAGCTCGACGACCCTGATGCCGCCCTCGAGGCGTGGCTGGGTGCGCTCGAGGAGTTCTTCGGCGCCTTCGACGGACTACCCGGACCACTGCGCAGCGCCCTGGTCGAGGAGCACAACCCCCTGGCGCTCACCTGCGTCGGCTTCATCGACGGCACCAACCACTTCCTCGAGGCGGCGCAGCGCAACGGCACTGCTCGCAAGGACGTGCGCGGACGCGACCTGTTCCTGGCGGCGCTGGCCACGAGCTGGGTGCGCGGGTCGTCCCTCGCGGACGAGGGATCTGCGGATCGACTCCGGACCCTGGTGCGCGACGGGTACCTCCGCTGA
- a CDS encoding Ig-like domain repeat protein — MNLFSRTAAAAVTALALAIPTGTFVASAQAAPGDSVTAAANGQDSERQKPKKGKKGKKGKLSLKRSAAYSHVGQPGVKVTAVVKKKRAKGKVTFSVNGAKARKVKLKKGKASFRLPSGNAPGTYKVTAKYKGAKKATKVRVYNSAIQLSATSFTISKSADSYDLPALTGSVVFKGTPAKKGYVDIYQDGRNKAGSSSPYYCCMASVASNGTFQFSSYTFLGEVQEKKQPGTYTYQAFYTDGPAFADYIYSTPITVTVTP; from the coding sequence GTGAACCTGTTCAGTCGCACCGCCGCCGCCGCTGTCACGGCTCTGGCGCTCGCCATCCCCACCGGTACCTTCGTCGCGAGCGCCCAGGCCGCGCCGGGCGACTCGGTCACCGCCGCCGCGAACGGGCAGGACTCTGAGCGGCAGAAGCCCAAGAAGGGCAAGAAGGGCAAGAAGGGCAAGCTCTCGCTCAAGCGGTCCGCCGCCTACTCCCACGTCGGCCAGCCCGGCGTGAAGGTCACCGCGGTGGTGAAGAAGAAGCGGGCCAAGGGCAAGGTCACGTTCAGCGTCAACGGCGCGAAGGCCCGGAAGGTCAAGCTCAAGAAGGGCAAGGCCTCCTTCCGGCTGCCGAGCGGCAATGCCCCCGGGACCTACAAGGTGACCGCGAAGTACAAGGGCGCGAAGAAGGCCACCAAGGTCCGCGTCTACAACTCCGCGATCCAGCTGTCCGCGACGTCCTTCACGATCTCCAAGTCCGCCGACAGCTACGACCTGCCGGCCCTCACCGGCTCGGTCGTCTTCAAGGGCACGCCGGCGAAGAAGGGCTACGTCGACATCTACCAGGACGGCCGCAACAAGGCGGGCAGCAGCTCGCCGTACTACTGCTGCATGGCCTCGGTCGCCAGCAACGGCACCTTCCAGTTCTCCTCCTACACCTTCCTCGGCGAGGTGCAGGAGAAGAAGCAGCCCGGCACCTACACCTACCAGGCCTTCTACACCGACGGCCCGGCGTTCGCCGACTACATCTACTCCACCCCGATCACCGTGACCGTCACGCCCTGA